In one Ferroacidibacillus organovorans genomic region, the following are encoded:
- a CDS encoding MarR family winged helix-turn-helix transcriptional regulator produces MTFQDESNVFEIERLLRAIAGTVRKKGRSILINFDITIPQFDALVYAFECGNVTIGDLSAKLGLAYSTTTDLVDRLALRGYVMRVRDDEDKRVVRVRVQDEGERLIDEVLRARRAYLSGVLEKLSDTEQLHLKSVLQLLERHLI; encoded by the coding sequence GTGACCTTTCAAGACGAAAGCAATGTTTTTGAGATCGAGCGCTTATTGCGAGCGATCGCAGGAACGGTTCGCAAAAAGGGACGATCGATTCTTATCAATTTTGACATCACGATTCCCCAGTTTGACGCATTGGTCTATGCGTTTGAATGTGGAAATGTTACCATTGGCGATCTGAGTGCCAAACTCGGTCTTGCCTACTCTACGACGACTGATCTTGTGGATCGCTTGGCGCTTCGAGGGTATGTGATGCGAGTGCGCGATGATGAAGACAAGCGTGTTGTACGGGTTCGAGTGCAAGATGAGGGAGAACGATTGATCGATGAAGTGCTACGCGCCCGGCGCGCGTATTTATCGGGTGTCCTTGAGAAGCTGTCAGACACCGAGCAACTTCATTTAAAGTCAGTCCTCCAATTATTAGAGCGTCACCTCATTTGA
- the purU gene encoding formyltetrahydrofolate deformylase has protein sequence MLEYNAQARLLVSCKDQPGIVANISSALYQVGANITESAQFSTDPTDGMFFMRIAFDHHGLHALTELNRHLRGLQASTKMTYRLTDPNHRLRIAIFVSREDHCLMELLWQQRTNMLPVDIAMIISNHDLYEKTAQEFSIPFHYIPITKDTKIDAENAQHRLLESRVDLIVLARYMQILSRQMIARYPNKIINIHHSFLPAFIGARPYERAYERGVKIIGATAHYVTDELDAGPIIEQDITRVKHSDDVASLKKMGRLIEKNVLARAVKWHAEDRVLVHNNKTIVFT, from the coding sequence ATGCTGGAGTATAATGCACAAGCTCGACTCCTCGTCAGTTGCAAGGATCAGCCGGGAATTGTCGCCAACATTTCTTCTGCGCTCTATCAAGTTGGCGCAAACATCACGGAATCGGCGCAGTTTAGCACAGACCCGACGGATGGTATGTTTTTTATGCGCATCGCGTTCGATCACCACGGCTTGCATGCACTGACCGAACTCAATCGCCATCTAAGAGGGCTACAGGCATCCACAAAAATGACCTATCGCCTGACCGACCCGAATCACCGGTTGCGCATCGCCATTTTTGTCTCGCGAGAAGACCACTGTCTTATGGAACTGCTTTGGCAGCAACGAACAAACATGCTTCCCGTCGATATTGCCATGATCATCAGCAATCACGATCTCTATGAAAAGACAGCTCAGGAATTTTCCATTCCCTTTCATTATATACCCATCACAAAGGACACGAAAATTGACGCCGAAAACGCGCAACACCGCCTGCTTGAATCACGCGTCGATCTGATCGTTCTCGCACGCTACATGCAGATCCTCTCCCGTCAGATGATCGCTCGCTATCCCAACAAAATCATCAACATACATCACTCTTTTTTGCCCGCATTCATCGGGGCACGCCCTTACGAGCGCGCCTATGAACGAGGGGTGAAAATCATTGGTGCGACAGCGCATTATGTTACCGATGAACTCGACGCGGGCCCAATCATTGAGCAGGATATCACGCGGGTCAAACACAGTGATGATGTTGCGTCGCTCAAAAAAATGGGTCGGCTCATCGAAAAGAATGTGCTGGCGCGCGCCGTGAAATGGCATGCGGAAGATCGTGTTCTCGTGCACAATAACAAAACCATTGTTTTCACATGA
- a CDS encoding cob(I)yrinic acid a,c-diamide adenosyltransferase has translation MKIYTRGGDRGKTALIGGARRFKDDARVEAYGAVDEAGSFLGLAASWLEQEGQRDLIDLLIQIQQTLWDVGADLAAPSSEKYTFRTSEDAAERIEPLIDQYKEEADAVKRFILRGGTVSASALQVACTVVRRAERRTVSLMQQEEIHQPALRYLNRLSDLLFVLARAVNARAEKKEVEYIHSTEVFRD, from the coding sequence ATGAAAATTTACACGCGCGGTGGAGATCGCGGAAAGACTGCACTGATCGGAGGTGCGCGGCGGTTTAAAGATGACGCGCGCGTGGAGGCGTATGGCGCAGTCGATGAGGCGGGATCGTTTCTCGGGCTCGCCGCCAGTTGGCTGGAGCAAGAGGGGCAACGCGATCTCATCGATTTACTCATACAGATTCAACAAACCCTCTGGGATGTCGGTGCGGATCTTGCTGCACCTTCTTCCGAAAAGTACACCTTTCGAACGTCGGAAGATGCGGCGGAGCGAATTGAGCCGTTGATCGATCAATACAAGGAAGAGGCAGATGCTGTGAAGCGCTTTATTCTGCGCGGTGGAACGGTTAGCGCATCTGCGCTGCAGGTTGCCTGCACGGTCGTGCGAAGAGCCGAACGCCGTACCGTGAGTCTGATGCAGCAGGAAGAGATTCATCAACCCGCGCTGCGCTATCTCAATCGGCTGTCGGATCTCCTGTTTGTGCTGGCACGTGCGGTAAATGCGCGCGCAGAGAAAAAAGAGGTGGAGTATATCCATAGCACAGAGGTGTTTCGTGACTAG
- a CDS encoding YnfA family protein: MVRAYGLFILAGLAEIGGGYLVWQWLRNGKPLWVGVIGGAILFLYGVLATRQEFASFGKVYAAYGGVFIILSLLFGWGVDHRRPDIQEWIGAAICLIGVSVMLLRK; the protein is encoded by the coding sequence ATGGTCAGGGCATACGGGTTATTTATTTTGGCGGGACTCGCTGAAATCGGAGGAGGATATCTTGTCTGGCAATGGTTGAGAAATGGAAAACCGCTTTGGGTCGGCGTCATTGGCGGTGCCATTCTTTTTCTCTACGGAGTTCTTGCCACACGCCAAGAGTTTGCATCCTTTGGGAAAGTATATGCTGCGTATGGTGGAGTTTTTATCATTCTATCGCTGTTATTCGGCTGGGGGGTGGATCACCGCCGTCCAGACATTCAAGAGTGGATTGGCGCGGCGATCTGTCTCATAGGTGTCTCTGTTATGCTCTTGCGCAAATAA
- a CDS encoding recombinase family protein, protein MRQRAAIYVRVSTDSESQKDSPANQIATCQEHAEHIQLQTDSSLIYNDAGMTGTEMSSRKEVQRMLADARAGRFEAILFTAISRFSRDLSDAFNMKKRLEQVYGIRLISIEEGYDSAIVGRNSEMVFTVHAMLAAYKSQEMSKAIQRGLRQSARRGRHIGNITPYGYLKDDEKKLIPDPQTAPVVREIFDMYLSGRGTKEIANTLNKQQIPTALRHQYQKDTAWQASTVNAILRHEVYVGTLVAHKHTAKSDIAKSRRVDHPIKRLQLRSEEDWIVIPHAHPPIIPEEKFQLVQHLMTLKTRNKSIRQNVNLLAGFLTCASCGGSMIVTGHKKRGFDSYKYIVCSKVKRINKAACDNHSSTNYGALLKLIFDVLNRQCETASGWVQFQQDCKDLIHSAPDPSEQSIQTLKIQITENREEQKRNLEAFRRRLFPIALIEESQQKLTEQEAFLQKELNRLLARNAVQTNATLQTAESECVLPIFSTHWLLDDSTLRIALHHVLERVIIDRAGNVGVYFSWSPAKIARDNSSHHFCKSEDSE, encoded by the coding sequence ATGAGGCAACGGGCAGCCATCTATGTACGCGTATCAACAGACTCTGAAAGTCAAAAGGACTCCCCGGCAAACCAGATTGCCACTTGCCAGGAACACGCAGAACACATTCAACTGCAAACGGATTCGTCACTGATTTATAACGATGCAGGCATGACAGGGACAGAAATGTCCAGTCGCAAAGAGGTGCAACGTATGCTGGCGGATGCGCGCGCCGGACGATTTGAAGCGATTCTATTTACTGCAATCTCACGATTCAGCCGTGATTTGAGTGACGCATTCAACATGAAAAAACGGCTCGAACAAGTCTACGGCATTCGCTTGATCAGCATTGAAGAAGGCTATGACTCTGCCATCGTGGGACGCAACTCCGAAATGGTCTTTACCGTGCATGCGATGCTGGCCGCCTACAAAAGCCAGGAAATGTCAAAAGCCATCCAGCGTGGCCTGCGCCAATCCGCCCGGCGCGGGCGCCACATTGGCAACATCACTCCCTATGGTTACTTAAAAGACGATGAGAAAAAGTTGATCCCTGACCCACAAACAGCGCCAGTCGTGCGCGAAATTTTTGACATGTACCTGTCTGGAAGAGGGACGAAAGAGATTGCCAACACGCTTAATAAACAGCAGATTCCCACGGCGCTCAGGCATCAATACCAAAAGGACACAGCATGGCAAGCGTCAACCGTAAACGCCATTCTCCGTCACGAGGTGTACGTGGGTACACTTGTTGCGCACAAACACACTGCAAAAAGTGACATCGCAAAGTCTCGCAGAGTTGACCATCCCATCAAACGTCTTCAACTCCGCAGCGAGGAGGATTGGATCGTCATCCCTCACGCACACCCGCCTATTATTCCTGAAGAAAAATTTCAGCTTGTACAACATCTCATGACGCTTAAGACACGCAATAAGAGCATCCGACAAAACGTCAATCTCCTCGCCGGATTTCTGACATGCGCCTCATGTGGCGGAAGCATGATTGTGACAGGTCACAAAAAGCGGGGATTTGATAGCTACAAGTACATCGTGTGTTCAAAAGTGAAGCGGATTAATAAAGCGGCGTGCGACAACCACAGCAGTACAAACTATGGCGCGCTTCTCAAATTGATTTTTGATGTTTTGAACCGGCAATGTGAAACAGCCTCTGGGTGGGTGCAGTTTCAACAAGATTGTAAAGATCTCATCCATTCTGCTCCTGATCCTAGCGAACAAAGCATACAAACCCTGAAAATACAAATCACTGAAAATCGAGAAGAACAAAAACGCAATTTGGAAGCATTTCGCCGGAGGCTCTTTCCCATCGCTCTCATCGAAGAGAGTCAGCAGAAGTTGACTGAGCAAGAAGCGTTTTTACAAAAAGAACTAAATCGGCTGCTCGCTAGAAATGCTGTACAAACAAACGCGACATTACAAACGGCAGAATCTGAGTGTGTACTGCCCATTTTCTCAACGCATTGGCTACTTGACGACAGCACACTGCGTATCGCGCTGCACCATGTATTAGAACGTGTGATCATCGATCGCGCCGGGAATGTTGGCGTCTATTTTTCATGGTCTCCCGCAAAAATCGCACGCGACAATTCGTCTCATCATTTCTGCAAAAGTGAAGACTCTGAATAG
- a CDS encoding pyridoxal phosphate-dependent aminotransferase, producing MHGGRVYEYVEQRGGAVDEIVDFSANLHPLGPPLSVLCALQKALPLVRHYPDARHLRVKEVLAKRYGVWPENLVCGNGASEVLALLLHTLAPKRTWVMEPAFHEYEAIARRAGAQIEHVSMMSGIRFELPLQKIAESAHAGDCVILNTPHNPSGMHVRKADVSDMVHRLVSRNVDVLIDESFLDFLEDESSESWMLESTANTHLHTIRSATKVFAIPGLRFGFAVLHADVACKIEGDRDGWSVNALAQEAAIAAYQDQEWMPKTIQWLVQQKAFIRSSWGLDPRIHVYPFAVNFFLVKFANPAVCRFVQNELQKNGFFVRNCDSFQALYASHIRIAIRTEEENRALWGAYLKAMDAYYSESSLLQK from the coding sequence ATGCATGGCGGGAGGGTCTATGAGTATGTGGAGCAGCGCGGTGGCGCGGTGGATGAAATTGTGGATTTTAGTGCAAATCTGCATCCGCTGGGGCCGCCGCTGTCTGTCCTTTGTGCGCTTCAAAAGGCGCTTCCCCTCGTGCGCCACTATCCTGATGCGCGTCATCTGCGCGTAAAAGAGGTGTTGGCTAAACGCTACGGCGTTTGGCCTGAGAATCTGGTGTGTGGCAACGGTGCATCGGAGGTCTTGGCGTTATTGCTTCACACGTTGGCGCCTAAGCGCACATGGGTTATGGAACCAGCGTTTCATGAGTACGAGGCAATCGCGCGCAGGGCAGGGGCGCAGATTGAACATGTGTCGATGATGTCAGGTATACGATTTGAGCTCCCTCTTCAAAAAATTGCGGAATCGGCGCACGCGGGGGATTGTGTCATTTTGAATACGCCGCACAATCCATCGGGGATGCATGTTCGAAAAGCGGATGTGTCGGACATGGTGCACCGTTTAGTGAGCCGCAATGTGGATGTGCTGATTGATGAGTCGTTTCTCGATTTTTTGGAGGATGAATCCTCGGAGAGTTGGATGCTCGAATCGACGGCGAATACTCATCTTCACACGATTCGCTCTGCCACAAAAGTGTTTGCGATCCCTGGGTTGCGTTTTGGTTTTGCCGTTTTACACGCTGATGTTGCGTGTAAAATTGAGGGTGATCGCGATGGCTGGAGTGTCAATGCGCTTGCGCAAGAGGCAGCCATCGCCGCGTATCAAGATCAGGAATGGATGCCCAAAACGATACAATGGCTTGTGCAGCAAAAGGCTTTTATTCGCTCCAGTTGGGGACTTGATCCGCGCATTCACGTGTACCCTTTTGCTGTAAACTTCTTTCTTGTCAAGTTTGCGAATCCTGCGGTGTGTCGATTTGTTCAAAATGAGCTACAGAAAAATGGGTTTTTCGTGAGAAATTGTGATTCGTTTCAAGCACTTTACGCGTCGCACATTCGCATTGCCATTCGCACAGAAGAAGAAAACCGCGCGCTTTGGGGTGCGTATCTAAAAGCGATGGACGCATACTATTCAGAGTCTTCACTTTTGCAGAAATGA
- a CDS encoding cobyric acid synthase → MAKSLMVVGTSSNVGKSVLCTALCRILAQDGHRVAPFKSQNMSLNSAVTPSGREIGRAQAVQAAACGILPSEHMNPVLLKPMSHTLSQVILQGRVYETKSARAYFAERTGEIWNAVVESFRELERRYDVLVIEGAGSPVEMNLKARDIANMRTAELADAAVLLVADIDRGGIFASVVGTMHLLTEQERSRVKGIVVNKFRGDPSLFEDGVRMLEAYTGVPVLGVLPYLREIGIEEEDSVALEEGRYRLPQLPQDARECVKVAILELPHLSNFTDFDPLFLEPGVHAYFCRQPADVADAHVVILPGSKNTVDDLLWLRANGFEGVIRQRRAAGAFIVGICGGYQMLGEEIRDPEGQESKIGRVVGLCELPIVTTLAREKTTVLTRGQAAGMFATIPLSGYEIHMGQTVSVKAHQPFARVRTGADGVWRDDGAFSADSSVMGTYLHGIFDNDAFRRAWLSAVRLRFELRAPEDSFVAMTDHRSKAIDRLAATVREHLDMQSLYQLLLREEDE, encoded by the coding sequence TTGGCAAAGAGTTTGATGGTGGTGGGGACGTCGTCCAATGTCGGGAAAAGTGTGTTGTGCACGGCGCTCTGCCGCATCCTCGCACAGGATGGTCATCGCGTGGCACCATTTAAATCGCAGAATATGTCGCTTAATTCGGCCGTGACGCCATCGGGGCGTGAAATCGGTCGCGCCCAAGCGGTACAGGCTGCCGCGTGTGGAATTTTACCCAGTGAACATATGAATCCGGTTCTTTTAAAGCCGATGAGTCACACGTTATCCCAAGTGATCCTTCAGGGGCGAGTCTATGAGACGAAATCGGCGCGTGCGTACTTTGCAGAGAGAACCGGAGAAATCTGGAATGCGGTTGTCGAGAGCTTTCGCGAACTGGAACGTCGCTACGATGTGCTGGTGATTGAAGGGGCCGGCAGTCCTGTCGAGATGAATCTCAAAGCGCGCGACATCGCCAATATGCGCACAGCAGAACTCGCTGACGCGGCGGTGCTTCTTGTGGCGGACATTGATCGCGGGGGAATTTTTGCATCCGTTGTCGGCACGATGCACCTGTTGACAGAGCAGGAGCGGTCCCGGGTCAAAGGAATTGTCGTCAACAAGTTTCGCGGCGACCCCTCACTTTTTGAAGATGGCGTACGCATGCTTGAGGCCTATACTGGCGTGCCAGTCCTTGGCGTTCTTCCTTATCTGCGCGAGATTGGCATAGAAGAAGAAGATTCGGTTGCGCTTGAGGAGGGGCGCTATCGGCTGCCGCAGTTGCCGCAGGATGCGAGGGAGTGCGTGAAGGTGGCCATCCTGGAGCTTCCGCACCTTTCTAATTTTACGGATTTTGACCCGCTGTTTCTCGAGCCTGGTGTGCACGCCTATTTTTGTCGGCAACCGGCGGATGTGGCAGACGCCCACGTCGTGATTCTCCCCGGCTCAAAAAATACGGTCGATGATCTGTTGTGGCTGCGCGCCAACGGCTTTGAAGGAGTGATTCGCCAAAGGCGCGCCGCCGGTGCATTTATCGTCGGAATTTGTGGCGGCTATCAGATGTTAGGTGAGGAGATTCGCGACCCGGAGGGCCAGGAATCAAAGATCGGGCGAGTCGTCGGGCTCTGCGAACTCCCCATTGTGACGACGCTTGCACGGGAGAAAACGACCGTGCTCACGCGCGGGCAGGCTGCAGGCATGTTTGCAACGATTCCGCTTTCTGGCTATGAGATTCACATGGGGCAGACGGTATCAGTCAAGGCGCACCAACCTTTCGCGCGGGTTCGGACAGGCGCGGATGGTGTGTGGCGGGACGATGGGGCGTTTAGCGCGGACAGTTCGGTGATGGGGACGTATCTGCACGGCATTTTTGACAATGATGCGTTTAGGCGTGCGTGGCTTTCTGCGGTGCGACTGCGCTTTGAATTGCGAGCGCCTGAAGATTCTTTTGTAGCGATGACGGATCATCGATCCAAGGCGATCGATCGACTCGCAGCGACGGTGCGTGAGCATCTTGATATGCAGTCGCTTTACCAACTATTGCTCAGAGAGGAAGACGAGTGA
- the cbiB gene encoding adenosylcobinamide-phosphate synthase CbiB has translation MNLPLFATLSLLLDRMVGDPRFLIHPVVLMGRVIRFMERRMNHWQTEHDRILRIKGMILAVTVTGLAYVTTYLICKMAWTFSPLVGDFVNLWLISTTIAWKGLNRAGGEVYDALTAQGLEAGRKAVSMIVGRDAAQMSEPEVVRATVETLAENVVDAIVSPVFFAALGGAPLALAYRAVNTLDSMVGYKNERYRAFGFASARLDDVLNYLPARVTVVLLYGALLGKRYTANRAWRVMRRDARCHPSPNSGYPESMVAGGLSIQLGGLNYYGGIPSQRAFMGDPIRPLTPERIRETMRIVEGTGWILFSLSGVIALLVTVLADKF, from the coding sequence GTGAATCTGCCGCTGTTTGCGACACTCAGTCTGCTGCTTGACCGCATGGTCGGTGATCCGCGGTTTCTAATTCACCCCGTCGTGCTGATGGGAAGGGTTATCCGCTTCATGGAGCGGCGCATGAACCATTGGCAGACGGAACATGACCGAATTCTTCGCATCAAAGGCATGATTCTTGCGGTCACGGTAACTGGCCTCGCATATGTCACGACGTACTTGATCTGCAAAATGGCTTGGACATTTTCGCCGCTGGTGGGTGATTTTGTAAATCTTTGGTTGATCTCAACGACAATCGCGTGGAAAGGACTGAATCGCGCGGGCGGCGAGGTGTACGATGCGCTTACGGCGCAAGGCCTTGAAGCGGGAAGAAAAGCGGTCAGCATGATTGTCGGTCGTGACGCTGCGCAAATGAGCGAGCCGGAAGTGGTCAGGGCGACGGTTGAGACGCTTGCTGAAAATGTAGTGGATGCCATCGTTTCTCCAGTGTTTTTTGCGGCGCTAGGTGGGGCACCGCTCGCGCTTGCCTATCGGGCGGTAAACACCCTTGATTCGATGGTGGGATACAAGAATGAACGTTATCGGGCGTTTGGCTTTGCATCCGCGCGACTTGATGATGTTCTGAATTATCTTCCCGCTCGCGTGACGGTTGTCTTGCTTTACGGTGCGCTGCTAGGCAAACGGTATACAGCCAACCGCGCCTGGCGTGTGATGCGAAGGGATGCGCGCTGTCATCCAAGTCCGAATAGCGGTTATCCTGAATCCATGGTGGCAGGAGGGCTTTCGATTCAATTAGGAGGGCTAAATTATTATGGCGGTATACCTTCGCAGCGAGCCTTTATGGGCGATCCAATCCGCCCGCTCACACCAGAGCGAATTCGCGAGACGATGCGCATTGTCGAGGGGACCGGGTGGATACTGTTTAGCCTCTCAGGGGTGATCGCGCTTTTGGTGACGGTGTTGGCAGACAAGTTTTGA
- a CDS encoding cobyrinate a,c-diamide synthase, whose translation MERPRIVIAGTNSGAGKTTVTLGLLSAFMKRQMVVQGFKVGPDYIDPSYHTALTKRPSRNLDPWMMGQDAMREVFMRGSKDADLSVIEGVMGMYDGKDPLENTGSTADVSVLLKAPVILVVHVSSMARSAAAVVLGFQKLDPSVHLAGVIVNHVGSKGHYELVKAAIEQVCAVPVVGYLTKQESLQVPERHLGLIPALERGELNGLFDALADAVEKTVDIERILQIAQAAPPLAAVEPILFRGEKRAAATVIAVARDRAFNFYYPENLELLSWYGATLLEFRPLEGEPIPETACGVYIGGGFPEEYAHELSQKDAVRESFQRAVQCGMPLFAECGGFMYLADQLIDRASEPHAMAGILHMEIAMQSRLAALGYREVTACRDTLLLECGEHARGHEFHYSTAVRKSEESWPFAYEATGLRGTQRDGYAHGNLLAGYTHLHFASNPQMVERFIARCAAWKRDAVTEKEQTL comes from the coding sequence ATGGAGCGACCGCGCATCGTTATCGCGGGTACGAACAGCGGGGCAGGAAAAACAACGGTAACACTGGGTTTGCTTTCTGCTTTCATGAAGCGTCAAATGGTGGTTCAAGGTTTCAAGGTGGGGCCTGATTATATTGATCCGAGCTATCACACAGCGCTGACAAAGCGGCCTTCGCGCAATCTCGATCCATGGATGATGGGGCAAGATGCGATGCGTGAAGTGTTTATGCGTGGAAGTAAAGATGCGGATCTCTCTGTGATCGAAGGTGTCATGGGGATGTATGACGGCAAGGATCCACTGGAGAATACGGGAAGTACGGCCGATGTGAGCGTCCTCTTAAAAGCGCCCGTGATCCTTGTCGTCCATGTCTCAAGCATGGCGCGCAGCGCGGCTGCAGTGGTTCTTGGCTTTCAGAAGCTCGATCCAAGTGTTCATCTCGCAGGCGTGATCGTCAATCACGTAGGAAGCAAAGGACACTATGAACTGGTGAAAGCGGCGATTGAACAGGTATGCGCGGTGCCGGTGGTTGGCTATCTCACAAAACAGGAATCCTTGCAGGTTCCCGAGCGTCACTTGGGCCTCATCCCGGCTCTTGAGCGCGGCGAGTTGAATGGACTATTTGACGCACTGGCAGACGCTGTTGAAAAGACAGTCGATATTGAGCGCATCTTGCAGATTGCGCAGGCTGCGCCACCGCTCGCTGCGGTTGAGCCAATTCTGTTTCGCGGAGAAAAGCGCGCGGCCGCGACGGTGATTGCCGTCGCACGCGATCGCGCCTTTAACTTCTATTATCCTGAGAATCTCGAGCTGCTTTCTTGGTATGGCGCAACGCTTCTTGAGTTTCGCCCGCTTGAGGGAGAACCGATCCCGGAGACGGCGTGCGGTGTATACATCGGCGGCGGCTTTCCTGAGGAGTACGCGCACGAACTGAGCCAAAAGGACGCTGTGCGCGAGAGCTTTCAGCGCGCAGTTCAGTGCGGCATGCCACTTTTTGCAGAGTGTGGCGGTTTTATGTACCTGGCGGATCAATTGATCGACCGCGCTTCAGAACCGCACGCCATGGCAGGGATTCTGCACATGGAGATCGCCATGCAATCGCGTCTCGCCGCGCTTGGCTACCGCGAGGTGACCGCATGCAGGGACACGCTGCTGCTAGAGTGCGGTGAGCACGCGCGGGGACACGAGTTTCACTATTCGACCGCTGTGCGAAAAAGCGAGGAGTCCTGGCCATTTGCCTACGAGGCCACAGGGCTTCGCGGTACACAGCGCGATGGATATGCCCATGGCAATCTGCTTGCTGGGTACACCCACCTCCATTTCGCGTCAAATCCGCAAATGGTTGAACGTTTCATCGCGCGGTGCGCAGCGTGGAAACGTGATGCAGTCACTGAAAAGGAGCAGACGCTTTGA